A genomic region of Canis aureus isolate CA01 chromosome 16, VMU_Caureus_v.1.0, whole genome shotgun sequence contains the following coding sequences:
- the RFNG gene encoding beta-1,3-N-acetylglucosaminyltransferase radical fringe isoform X3 — protein sequence MSRARGALCRACLALAAALAALLLLPLPLPRVPAPAPAPAPAPAPAPTPGPGRPAPAPRLRPDDVFIAVKTTQKNHGPRLGLLLRTWISRARQQTFIFTDGDDPELQLQGGGHVINTNCSAVHTRQALCCKMSVEYDKFIESGRKWFCHVDDDNYVNPKGLLQLLATFSPSQDVYLGRPSLDHPIEAAERVQGGGTVTTVKFWFATGGAGFCLSRGLALKMSPWASLGSFMSTAERVRLPDDCTVGYIVEGLLGARLLPSSLFHSHLENLQRLPPDAVLRQVTLSYGGPDNPHNVVNVMGGFSLQQDPTRLTFSARCGTTSVCLWRCVRTQTGTGVHLRD from the exons ATGAGCCGCGCGCGGGGGGCGCTGTGCCGGGCCTGCCTCGCGCTGGCGGCCGCCCTGgccgcgctgctgctgctgccgctgccgctgccccgcgtgcccgccccggcccccgcccccgcccccgcccccgccccggccccgaccccggggcccggccgccccgcccccgccccccgcctgcgGCCGGACGACGTCTTCATCGCGGTCAAGACCACGCAGAAGAACCACGGGCCGCGCCTGGGGCTGCTGCTGCGCACCTGGATCTCCCGGGCCCGCCAGCAG ACGTTCATCTTCACGGACGGGGATGACCCTGAGCTACAGCTACAGGGAG GCGGCCACGTAATCAATACCAACTGCTCGGCCGTGCACACccgccaggcactgtgctgtaAGATGTCGGTGGAGTACGACAAGTTCATCGAGTCCGGACGCAA gtggTTCTGCCACGTGGACGACGACAACTACGTGAACCCCAAGGGCTTGCTCCAGCTGCTGGCCACCTTCTCGCCCAGCCAGGATGTGTACCTGGGGCGGCCCAGCCTGGACCATCCCATCGAGGCCGCCGAGAGGGTCCAGGGAGGTGGAACT GTGACCACCGTCAAGTTCTGGTTCGCTACTGGTGGGGCCGGGTTCTGCTTGAGCAGAGGCCTCGCTCTGAAGATGAGCCCCTGGGCCAG cctGGGGAGCTTTATGAGCACTGCCGAGCGGGTGCGGCTACCGGACGACTGCACGGTGGGCTACATCGtggaggggctgctgggggctCGCCTGCTGCCCAGCTCGCTCTTTCACTCCCACCTGGAGAACCTGCAGAGGCTGCCTCCCGACGCAGTGCTGCGGCAG GTCACCTTGAGCTACGGAGGCCCAGACAACCCACATAACGTGGTGAACGTGATGGGAGGCTTCAGCCTGCAGCAGGACCCCACGCG GCTTACTTTCTCAGCACGCTGTGGAACAACTAGTGTGTGTCTGTGGAGGTGTGTGCGCACACAGACGGGCACGGGTGTGCACCTGAG GGATTAA
- the RFNG gene encoding beta-1,3-N-acetylglucosaminyltransferase radical fringe isoform X2, which translates to MSRARGALCRACLALAAALAALLLLPLPLPRVPAPAPAPAPAPAPAPTPGPGRPAPAPRLRPDDVFIAVKTTQKNHGPRLGLLLRTWISRARQQTFIFTDGDDPELQLQGGGHVINTNCSAVHTRQALCCKMSVEYDKFIESGRKWFCHVDDDNYVNPKGLLQLLATFSPSQDVYLGRPSLDHPIEAAERVQGGGTVTTVKFWFATGGAGFCLSRGLALKMSPWASLGSFMSTAERVRLPDDCTVGYIVEGLLGARLLPSSLFHSHLENLQRLPPDAVLRQVTLSYGGPDNPHNVVNVMGGFSLQQDPTRLTFSARCGTTSVCLWRCVRTQTGTGVHLREPR; encoded by the exons ATGAGCCGCGCGCGGGGGGCGCTGTGCCGGGCCTGCCTCGCGCTGGCGGCCGCCCTGgccgcgctgctgctgctgccgctgccgctgccccgcgtgcccgccccggcccccgcccccgcccccgcccccgccccggccccgaccccggggcccggccgccccgcccccgccccccgcctgcgGCCGGACGACGTCTTCATCGCGGTCAAGACCACGCAGAAGAACCACGGGCCGCGCCTGGGGCTGCTGCTGCGCACCTGGATCTCCCGGGCCCGCCAGCAG ACGTTCATCTTCACGGACGGGGATGACCCTGAGCTACAGCTACAGGGAG GCGGCCACGTAATCAATACCAACTGCTCGGCCGTGCACACccgccaggcactgtgctgtaAGATGTCGGTGGAGTACGACAAGTTCATCGAGTCCGGACGCAA gtggTTCTGCCACGTGGACGACGACAACTACGTGAACCCCAAGGGCTTGCTCCAGCTGCTGGCCACCTTCTCGCCCAGCCAGGATGTGTACCTGGGGCGGCCCAGCCTGGACCATCCCATCGAGGCCGCCGAGAGGGTCCAGGGAGGTGGAACT GTGACCACCGTCAAGTTCTGGTTCGCTACTGGTGGGGCCGGGTTCTGCTTGAGCAGAGGCCTCGCTCTGAAGATGAGCCCCTGGGCCAG cctGGGGAGCTTTATGAGCACTGCCGAGCGGGTGCGGCTACCGGACGACTGCACGGTGGGCTACATCGtggaggggctgctgggggctCGCCTGCTGCCCAGCTCGCTCTTTCACTCCCACCTGGAGAACCTGCAGAGGCTGCCTCCCGACGCAGTGCTGCGGCAG GTCACCTTGAGCTACGGAGGCCCAGACAACCCACATAACGTGGTGAACGTGATGGGAGGCTTCAGCCTGCAGCAGGACCCCACGCG GCTTACTTTCTCAGCACGCTGTGGAACAACTAGTGTGTGTCTGTGGAGGTGTGTGCGCACACAGACGGGCACGGGTGTGCACCTGAG GGAGCCAAGATGA
- the RFNG gene encoding beta-1,3-N-acetylglucosaminyltransferase radical fringe isoform X1, with protein MSRARGALCRACLALAAALAALLLLPLPLPRVPAPAPAPAPAPAPAPTPGPGRPAPAPRLRPDDVFIAVKTTQKNHGPRLGLLLRTWISRARQQTFIFTDGDDPELQLQGGGHVINTNCSAVHTRQALCCKMSVEYDKFIESGRKWFCHVDDDNYVNPKGLLQLLATFSPSQDVYLGRPSLDHPIEAAERVQGGGTVTTVKFWFATGGAGFCLSRGLALKMSPWASLGSFMSTAERVRLPDDCTVGYIVEGLLGARLLPSSLFHSHLENLQRLPPDAVLRQVTLSYGGPDNPHNVVNVMGGFSLQQDPTRLTFSARCGTTSVCLWRCVRTQTGTGVHLRQGAKMRFKTGTAQFIT; from the exons ATGAGCCGCGCGCGGGGGGCGCTGTGCCGGGCCTGCCTCGCGCTGGCGGCCGCCCTGgccgcgctgctgctgctgccgctgccgctgccccgcgtgcccgccccggcccccgcccccgcccccgcccccgccccggccccgaccccggggcccggccgccccgcccccgccccccgcctgcgGCCGGACGACGTCTTCATCGCGGTCAAGACCACGCAGAAGAACCACGGGCCGCGCCTGGGGCTGCTGCTGCGCACCTGGATCTCCCGGGCCCGCCAGCAG ACGTTCATCTTCACGGACGGGGATGACCCTGAGCTACAGCTACAGGGAG GCGGCCACGTAATCAATACCAACTGCTCGGCCGTGCACACccgccaggcactgtgctgtaAGATGTCGGTGGAGTACGACAAGTTCATCGAGTCCGGACGCAA gtggTTCTGCCACGTGGACGACGACAACTACGTGAACCCCAAGGGCTTGCTCCAGCTGCTGGCCACCTTCTCGCCCAGCCAGGATGTGTACCTGGGGCGGCCCAGCCTGGACCATCCCATCGAGGCCGCCGAGAGGGTCCAGGGAGGTGGAACT GTGACCACCGTCAAGTTCTGGTTCGCTACTGGTGGGGCCGGGTTCTGCTTGAGCAGAGGCCTCGCTCTGAAGATGAGCCCCTGGGCCAG cctGGGGAGCTTTATGAGCACTGCCGAGCGGGTGCGGCTACCGGACGACTGCACGGTGGGCTACATCGtggaggggctgctgggggctCGCCTGCTGCCCAGCTCGCTCTTTCACTCCCACCTGGAGAACCTGCAGAGGCTGCCTCCCGACGCAGTGCTGCGGCAG GTCACCTTGAGCTACGGAGGCCCAGACAACCCACATAACGTGGTGAACGTGATGGGAGGCTTCAGCCTGCAGCAGGACCCCACGCG GCTTACTTTCTCAGCACGCTGTGGAACAACTAGTGTGTGTCTGTGGAGGTGTGTGCGCACACAGACGGGCACGGGTGTGCACCTGAG ACAGGGAGCCAAGATGAGATTCAAGACTGGAACAGCCCAATTTATTACAtaa
- the RFNG gene encoding beta-1,3-N-acetylglucosaminyltransferase radical fringe isoform X4 produces MSRARGALCRACLALAAALAALLLLPLPLPRVPAPAPAPAPAPAPAPTPGPGRPAPAPRLRPDDVFIAVKTTQKNHGPRLGLLLRTWISRARQQTFIFTDGDDPELQLQGGGHVINTNCSAVHTRQALCCKMSVEYDKFIESGRKWFCHVDDDNYVNPKGLLQLLATFSPSQDVYLGRPSLDHPIEAAERVQGGGTVTTVKFWFATGGAGFCLSRGLALKMSPWASLGSFMSTAERVRLPDDCTVGYIVEGLLGARLLPSSLFHSHLENLQRLPPDAVLRQVTLSYGGPDNPHNVVNVMGGFSLQQDPTRFKSVHCLLYPDTDWCPVHKQSDLVSR; encoded by the exons ATGAGCCGCGCGCGGGGGGCGCTGTGCCGGGCCTGCCTCGCGCTGGCGGCCGCCCTGgccgcgctgctgctgctgccgctgccgctgccccgcgtgcccgccccggcccccgcccccgcccccgcccccgccccggccccgaccccggggcccggccgccccgcccccgccccccgcctgcgGCCGGACGACGTCTTCATCGCGGTCAAGACCACGCAGAAGAACCACGGGCCGCGCCTGGGGCTGCTGCTGCGCACCTGGATCTCCCGGGCCCGCCAGCAG ACGTTCATCTTCACGGACGGGGATGACCCTGAGCTACAGCTACAGGGAG GCGGCCACGTAATCAATACCAACTGCTCGGCCGTGCACACccgccaggcactgtgctgtaAGATGTCGGTGGAGTACGACAAGTTCATCGAGTCCGGACGCAA gtggTTCTGCCACGTGGACGACGACAACTACGTGAACCCCAAGGGCTTGCTCCAGCTGCTGGCCACCTTCTCGCCCAGCCAGGATGTGTACCTGGGGCGGCCCAGCCTGGACCATCCCATCGAGGCCGCCGAGAGGGTCCAGGGAGGTGGAACT GTGACCACCGTCAAGTTCTGGTTCGCTACTGGTGGGGCCGGGTTCTGCTTGAGCAGAGGCCTCGCTCTGAAGATGAGCCCCTGGGCCAG cctGGGGAGCTTTATGAGCACTGCCGAGCGGGTGCGGCTACCGGACGACTGCACGGTGGGCTACATCGtggaggggctgctgggggctCGCCTGCTGCCCAGCTCGCTCTTTCACTCCCACCTGGAGAACCTGCAGAGGCTGCCTCCCGACGCAGTGCTGCGGCAG GTCACCTTGAGCTACGGAGGCCCAGACAACCCACATAACGTGGTGAACGTGATGGGAGGCTTCAGCCTGCAGCAGGACCCCACGCG GTTCAAGTCTGTCCACTGCCTTCTCTACCCGGACACAGACTGGTGTCCTGTGCACAAGCAGAGTGACCTTGTTTCTCGGTGA